ggaggaaaacctctcggtggggagtagagaaccaacaaactcaacccacatgacgCTGAATCTGTcaatcaaacccaggccacattggtgggaggggaGTACTCTCACTACTGCACCATCCATGCACCCCAATTATTCAGCACTTATTAACTgggcaggaggtctgtatgggataatcttgaccgaggtcgtgagtacgtGAGGTCTATACACACAACcaaggtcaagattctcccatacagactgactaagcttggttaataagatgtttattatatggcaaacaagaacaattaaTTCATTTAATATAACTGGTGTGTACATTTTGCATCCGAATGGcaatgagtggcgatgagctgaacttaattctgccaaagtttgctcgtcctcctttttttctcatcatgctttttggcacttccataaataaatattggtagaagaaaattctcaatatttttgtatttacatttattttgcaactttttcaccgcaaaacattactgGACTAGATGCAGGTCTAGATGGGAAATCTACACTGCGGTCAATATCAATTTTAGCCAATCATATTattgaacttggtagttcccagtccttgtgagacagagccatataataaagattAAAAAAGGCCTGAAACAAGTGGTGAACTCAATTTAACATTATTTAATGAAGTCTCTGGCTTATAAACTGAATTCTTTGCAAGCCTCAAAGAGGCCAGACATTTTGGGTTGATTTTTACTCAACACCAGTAAGCAGCAAGGAGACCTTGGCATAATAGCTCCTGCAGTGAAGCTTATTTCCAGTGTTGACCATTTTTTATTGATGTCACCTAATCTAATAAATATACTATATTTTACCTCCCTTGTTGCAGTCGTTAAAAATTGTAAGTCTGATGCTGGACATGGAATTGCAAGCAAAGCTCAAGAAGACCTTGTCAAGGCTAGGGATCTGatcaaaacaatgaaatcacTGAAAAAACGTTCTTCTAGATGTCAATCATCTACCATGGAGGAACAGCAGCAGCGGCTGCATCAGGTGGCTCTTTCACCATTGaaacaaaatgataaaacagCATCACAAAGGTATAGAGCTGCAGTCACATGtttattgtcattgttattaACCTATTTTATTaacatattttactctgtctaatgtcagacaactttacttgtcaactggggtcATGCTGGAGCCTCTGAGGAATGAATGGGTTAATATTGGTAAAAATGTTAGTATATCTTCAGTTCTGGgtattaaaacatttttatcaACAAGTTTATTTTATGGTACAATATCATAGGGGTCCCTAGAGTGGTGCATAAGCTATCTGAGTGCAAGGTTAACCTTTCGTAGGATATCACTTACCCACTCAGGggtcaaagtttatttttggctttgggagcacttgtgctACCAGGTTTAAATTTCTAGGCGCACTGCCACAATTTTAGGCGCACAGCTAAGAATTTTAGGAGCACAGCTTAAAATACTGGTGGCaccaaaaaatcagaaaacttCAGACGTTGCATTGCACACACAGCACACAGTAATCATTTATTTgcattatcttttattttgaacGATCCCTGTGTTTGTTTCGACTTTCAGGCTCTTACTGTACGTTGGAGATAACAATAATACTGTTATGTGTTTTTTAAGTTAACCTTCTCAATTTCACATAGTACCGGTATTACACTTCATGGTACGTTCAAGACAACAGAAAAATCTTCATTCCGAGTTCCTTTTGAACTTAGCATTAACACTGTCAGTTTACTGCTCACAAGTTTCATTTAATTTAGATTTGTAAAAGTAATACACTTTTGGTTTAAAGCTGATACAGACTTAGACGTAGAACCACGTCGTTAATACAACATCAACGCGATCGTTCGAAATCCGGTGAGTCCCAtgaatcagcaactgaaattAATTCATCTGGCCTTTTTCTGTAAGCAAAGTGAGGACGCCCTGATCTCTGACCACTGTTAAACCACTTGACAACTGCCGATTTTGGGTCAAAAGCTTCTAATTCTGGTCCTTCCATACTGATGCGGATTAGGTCTTCTGTTGTCGACACGTGGAGGCTGCTTCTTACATCAGACTTGATTCTCCTCTGGGCAGAAAATCCCCGCTCACACTGAGATAtagttcattgttttaaaatcgttcttaccttgaagaaaaaaagtctCTTAACCCAGGTTGTTTTGACATTCTTGGCTCTGGCTTCACCTTTCACATCGACTGGTGAACTCGATTGCCAAGAAGCACGTGCTTTAAAGGCGGCTTTTACTCGCACGTGTCAGCGGAGTCTTCGCAAAACCGAAAGGGGCTGGGATGGAATGTAGACATTGAGCTACGAGTGATGCTACGAGTTCGGAGAAACCACAGGAGAAAACGACAAATAAGACACACGCTCATGCAAGGAAAATGATGTAACTTTATTCTTTGGATCCTGATTGTGTCATACCTACGAttgaatttattatttcaaGCTTCCGTTTCGTGTCTGACTAGTTGAAGTACATAAGGATGGTCAGGCAAGAGCAGAGTTGAGTAGCGATGAGCTCAGTCGCACTAAACTCCAGGATTTTTAGGCGCGCAGGTGCGACCACACATGATTTTTTAGGCGCACAATTAAAAATCTAGTCGCATGTGCGACCAGGTGGTCGCAAACTTTGAGCCCTGCCACTTAGGAAGGCCACAAAGGTCTAAACAAATCTCTTTAATCTACcaagaaacaccaaaacaattcaaacttgttGTCTCAAATTCCCTGATGTACTAACTTTCTTATCTGCTAACctaaggcagcgtttacacgaacggaGTTTTATTTGTAATTGCATTGTTTTCGATGCGTTTacaccttctgtttacacgacaccgattaAGGCTGTTGCCGAAACCGTGTCGATATGAAACCATGCTCCTAAAAGTGGACCAGTCTCAAACCGATACGGTTTCATCTGATGTGTAAACAAAGAAACCATATAGATTTAAATATGGCTACTATTTTGCCacaaaatttgcattgttcaattcaaaatagtgcATTTACCAGGCAGTGCAGCGCTCGCTTGTACCATCACAACTTTGATTTTCAGGTGGACATTGTTTGGACTTTTTCACTTAAAATTATGTTTCCCTTGATGTGTTTATCAAATTtctgataataataacattttttaTCTTTAAGTACAAAGGAAGCACCAGCGTTTGAAAGGTTCCATACCTTGGCACAGCCCAGTTCATCAGAAGAGTCCTCCCTCTCTCTACCCCTCCCCTACAAGTACAAGGCTTTGGCGGAGATGTTCCGTTGCACTGACACAGTGCTCAATTTGTTAGGacagagaaaagaaaaatgcacaTTTACAAAACTCAGGGATGCAGTGCAGCAGAtgtcgagaaagtaagtaaccTTTTTTATTCAAAATATAATGCGAAGGATTGTGGCTGAAATAGGTAGGTAGGCAGGTAgttaggtaaagtctgctacgagcctagaaggcccatcaggctggcgctGATCTcccagtttctgtagcatgaagcgactaggagtatttctactcccccttggatgggatgccagtccatcgcaggggtacccccagcattagattcgctGGTACCCAattttatacacctgggtggagagaggcaccgtgagagtaaacttgcctgcccaagaacacaacacaatgtccccagctaggacccgaacccggaccacttgatccggagtcgagcccactaaccatgaggccactgcctCTCTGCTGTGCAGCAGAtgtcgagaaagtaagtaacctttttcatttaaaatattatttgaagGATTGTGGGATGTGAAAGAACACATACTTCTCCTGTTTTCTTTGTGGTgtgaaatataataattatagttgACTCAGGTGGTTAATGGTCTGGGTTGTCACATTGCCGGTTTTGCATAGCAAAAGTGCATGTTACTCAAGCTATCTAAAGGTAAAAATATATGGTAAGGGTATGTATGAATGAGTGATTGATTGAAGGAGTGGATGAATGTGACCATGTTTATTCACCTGCAGGAGGTTTGATAAGAGACAGCTGGCACAAATAAAAGCAGTTTACCCGTCGTCGCTGGAATTTCGTCAAGACAAAATTGCTGGAAAGTCCTCAGTGTTTGAGTTGACGATTGAGTTTGGAAGAGGGGAAAAGTCACATAACAAACTGACATTGACAGCAACCGAGTTGTTGGCTCGCAGAGATGTCTTTCAGAAAAACCTGCTAAGATTAACCAAGAAACATCACCAGGTACCTGTTATTCAGCTTAGTACCTACATTACGTTTGAACTGTGAATTTTCCCTGGTCTTCATTTACATCTTTTGGGATCATGTATAAGGAAGGCTCATTGCAGTATCTGAAGATCTTTATGACCTTGCAAAAGTCCttgtacagtaccgctcagatatACGTTAACTGCGCAGACGTGTTttatacgcatatacgcgtaTGATTATACGCACATATGCGTAtagttatacgcacatacgcgtatggttatacgcacatacgcatATAGTTATACGCGTATATACGCATAAACATGCGCGTCTGTTGTGTCTTTGTTATTCACGACGAaaaattttctttgtgtttAATTGAGAGTCTAATAAAGCTAATGCAGATCATGTTACAAACACGCACGTCGCATCGAAATGTTTATTGTCTGAATTTAGCGTTCTTAGCTTAAGATCGATCACGTCGAAAAAATTATATCTCTGGTTATATTAGACCCAGATCATTTATTCAAACGGTAAAATGCTGCTTGacgaaaaaattgtttatcaaagtttcaatGGTGCGGCGCTTCAAGGAAAAGTCCTGTGTTTCGGCAGTCGCGTCGGCAAGTCGCTTGCGAGATGTTTGTATAAAGTGTTCCGAAGACCTTGTCGAAAAAATTATATCTCTGGTTATATTTAACACAGATCgttcattcaaacagtaaaatgctttttatttaaccaaataattgtttatcaaagtttctattgcGCGCTGCTCACgcttaattattttttactcCAATGAAAAGTTCTGTGTTTCGGCAGCCGCGTCGGCAAGTCGCTTGCGAGGTGTTTGTCTAAAGTGTTCCGAAGACCTTGTCGAAAAAATTATATCTCCGGTTCTACTTGACACAGATCGTTTATTcaaacagtatttttttttttttaaccaaataattatttcaaggtTTCAACTGCAAAGCGAATCTTTACAAGCTTAAATAAAAGTTAGTCGAATGATTAACACGTGGTTTCGCATGTTCACAATCTTTGAGTAAACAGTCGAGTTTCGCGCGAAACGGTAAATCAGACGACAGCGATGAGAGGcagctgtattcgcaggctacaaaGTTGGCGAACAAATTGTTGACATAGGCGGCGTTGCTGTGTTGAGATTTAGTTATCGTGACCATCGATTTTTGAAACTTTTAACTAAACTAGAGGCGAGTcaaattcatcaaaatttgcatacgcgTCAGTCATGAGTCGGAACAACACGTAGTCGTGACAGGTAACGCAATACGATTAAAATGCCCTGGTAGAACTTCTTTTACGTGTATGTATAATGAATGGAAAAGTTTCTAAGAAAAAAATTTTATCGATTGTGCAAGCCATAAAGGAAACATCCTGTGTGGATTCGTATTCAGAACGCTGTTCACAAACGGGTTTCTTTGTTGATTCTGCTGAAATACGACACACCggtattaaatttattttgaacacattccaaagcagttgCGATGGATGTAGTGTTGGTAAGTGATGAAGAACATCTCGTCTGCTCATGAAAGTTCCGTTTGAAAAGGATAACGCGTTTATATCGATAAGCACATGCTTTCTATCTAACTCGCGTACACTTGCAACAGCGTATCAGGAGAAGTCTTCATGAGTTCGTGGTCGTGTAGTTTTTAGTGCTGTCAAGCTATTCTTTAGAACAATAACCCGCTAACAATAGAAAGACAATAAGCCAGCTCATACATACTAATGAACAGACGCGTATATGCGTTTGTGCTTATATACGCATTTTTATACGCACATATGCGTATAtgtatacgcacatacgcgtatacttatacgcacatacgcgtatacttatacgcacatacgcggctatttatacgcacatacgcgtatacttatacgcacatacgcgtaaatTTATACTCGTATTATGCGCGTTTTTTGGTTAACGTatatctgagcggtactgtaattTGAATGTAATTTTCCACTTTCTCAAAATCTTTGTACTGAGTAATTTTTGGTTTGACATAAAGACCAAATATCAAAATTTCTTGACTGTTGTCAaagcagtgtttttttttgtggaaatgaTCTTAGAGCTTGGACGAGCTTTGAAATTGATTACATTactgtagttattcggttataaggcgcactcgtttataagacgcaccccaaactaagcaatttaatcaagctaagttctcaaactgaaaattacgcaaaaatactcggttataagacgcaccaaaaaattgagagttaccaaaaggatgtgatgaatttgagaacaattatccttacacaattggcatgcgaactctttttgtcaatgtaaacaaagtgaaaaaatcacgcatttaatgatatacgttaaaacaaaagctaaaagttgacacctgaaatgatGAACGTgcaacgcatacacttttatttgaaccttctgACTTAATAAATAGTGAGAGTTCAAGCGAAAGCAAATGGCAAAAAACTCCCActgaaagtcatattcaaaggtgttcgacagctgaatatcaacacgccaccaaggatgcaaatttcagtgcacaagaaaggctggatgaacgaaggaggtatgttttatctccacactgtttgttcagagaagaaacttttcatgcgagcgacaaacatgattctcggaattcgaaagaaggttcgaacgattgtattgttgtcatgggtatcacattactgagcacgtgcttttaagcatgtatgcaaatttccgtttgtttgcttttctctagaggcctctaaaagcactattgttttttttaattgacaactagtgtccttttcttgtgttgtttaaacttcaaattcttctcaaattgtgattttaagattttgttgtgaaaatacttggctataagaggtaccccaattttagcactaacttgcgccttataaccgaataactacggtatttCATTCTTTAACAACTGTCTCGCtaagtggaggttgggtgcctgatccatcctggagcttccattATTGGCAGCCAgttccaagatggagactgcaccgatgcCTGGAAAAACCGGACAAACCAGCCATGAACCCCCACTCCCTCAAAAAGACAGGCACCggtcacactgataaacagtgggAAGTAGAGGGGGGAGGGAAAACCGCTAAACCCTCCACACAAAATGCTCCTTCTTCCTGCCATACCGTTGAATAAGCTGTACCACGCAAAGCAAGAGGAATCTTAGTAATGGATGTGCAAATATAAttaaaaccactgacaacaacTGACTGCAGTTGCTCGTAGTTGTTAACTCAGTTAAACTGCATTTAACCTCATTTAACAACTGCGTCACtaagtggaggttgggtgcctgaaacatcctggagcttccactattggcagccagctccaagatggagagtGCACCGATGGCTCGCAAAACCTGACAAACCACATGCCCAAGCCAGAGTCCCGAACACGCCCAATTCAGACGCCACCCAATGACCACAGATCTGCTAACCATGCTGACTGGAGAGCCGCTAACAGCCTGTAGACCTGCTGCAACGTGCAAACCACAAACTGCTCATAAAAAACATGGAAGCCTCAGTTGGGCCAGTAGACCGTGATCAGCCATACAGCCTGCACTGGTGCATGTGACTGCTGACCCAAAGGCTGTGACACTGGTATACTTCTTAGAGCCTGTGCCTGGCTGAGTACCTGTTAACCCAAAGGCCTAAAGCTCAAAGACCAAGAGGCACAAAACCACCAAGCCTGTACACTGTTATGCTTGAAAACAGCCAAGCTCAAAGACTGCTGCATGCATAGACACCAATAAGCTATAGGAGATCGCACTCGAGCACGGAGACAATGGCTAGATGACTAAGCTCTACCAAGAACCATACTGCCTGCACCTTTGTGTAAGACTGCTGACCTGCCAGTTGCAACACTGGTATACCACTGAAAACCATGAGCCTGTGCTTGGGTGAGTAACTGCTAACGCCAAGGCCTGGAAAAAAACTACCCTGGTACAGCTGCCAGCTTGAAGACCGTTGCACACATAGCCCCTTATGAGCTATAGGATATAGTACTGAGAGCACCACCAATGGCAGGACAACTTCTAGGTTCCACCGTGATCCATGTAGTCTGTACCTGAATGTATGACTGCTGAGCCGAAGGCCGCACACACTTGTGTATCGCTGTGAAACATGCAAGCTTGTGTCATATAagattgattactattttatGTGTACATTTTAGCTACATGGGTTGTTATGCAAACGCACATTACTGAtttataaaaaagaaacagaaacttcaaacaaacaaattcagcTATTGTAGTGCAGTGCAGAAACTTCAAAAGATTAGctcttgaacttgaatttcatGCCACAAATTTGAAAGATGAGCCTACATTTGCAAAACATTTAAACAAACAGTGATCTAATAGGACTTATCACAAAATTATTTTCGGCACTtaaagatctttcaaagatcttgaAATTATCCCATGTTTATCACAAGGATTAATAGTACTGGACAGGGATCCAGCCATTGGATAACTGTGTAACTGTAGCCAGTTGTAGCTTGCCCAAATTGTGTATTCTTTCATCATCTCAGATCATGTGATCTGAGCGCCGTTGGAAAAAATTTCAGTTTGTGGAATAATTTTCATGGGTTTTCTGTCGCTTTTTTAGCACCCTATTTCTGCCTATTCTGTGGTCCTGAAGGCTGGACAAGGTTGGAGTTGCGTgcatttctagttttcactttctttctttcttttttgatcaTCGCCTCATTACCATTAATTATtctctttttgttgttttatagCATCAGTTTTGCCCCAGGAAATACTTCCAGCTGTGACTACAACTGGTTCAAATCACGCATGTTACAAACCTCCCTTAGAACTAAACAACCCTTAAACCACTCTCACTCACTCACAAATTCAGTACATTTTTTATCCCACTATTTAATGTACAGTAGATGtagttttaattcttttttatgTTCTATTTCTTAGAGCTTCCTCCAGAATCTAAACCCCTCTGTGTCAGTTGATGATGAGAAAATTATTCGGTGGCATCCTAAGTTCCGTGTTGACAATGTCCCAGATATTGCCGAGGCTGAACTTCCCCAACCTCCAGTCGTTAAAACATATAACAGTGCTCATGATGTATTGGAAAAAGCACGAGATATGATAGCACCAAGGGTGGGTAGTCCACATGTATTTGTGTGTCACAAGAACATCATTGGCGTAGGTCGTAAAATTAATGGGCTGTAATTAATCAACAGTTTTTTTTGGAGGTGGGAGGGAACCCTCTTGACAAGACTATTTGAGAACAAACTCCAATATAAGTTCATTTGTATTGTTATGgggtaaaattaattttgtttggctTATTTGTTAGTGAAAGTTGAAGACTAAATTTTCGCTTATGgggtaaaattaattttgtttggctTATTTGTTAGTAAAACTTGAAGACTATATTTTCGCTTATGgggtaaaattaattttgtttggctTATTTGTTAGTGAAAGTTGAAGACTAAATTTTCGCTTATGgggtaaaattaattttgtttggctTATTTGTTAGTGAAAGTTGAAGACTAAATTTTCGCTTATGgggtaaaattaattttgtttggctTATTTGTTAGTAAAACTTGAAGACTATATTTTCTCTACTACAATGTTCTGATGTACTGAGTGTATAttagctgatttttttttctttggaaaactaaATACCTAAGAATGAGGAAACAAACAGGAGTAACTGAGGTGAACAAAGCACACAAAGTGGCTTGATCTCAGCAGGACCACTGTAAAATGGCTGAAGAACTCTTTATAACTGATTTAGGAGAATGCCTTGGCCAGCCTTTGTGTAGTTTAAGTAATTTTGGCCAAACTTCATTCAGTCCCATGTGAAAAAGAGTGGCTGCAATCTAAATTAAATGAAGCTGCCATTAACGTGCCAGGATTTAGATGGTGTTATTTCTTTTCCTGCTTTAATTCCTCATGAAATGCTTTTTTCCTTAATAGGTTGAAAAGGCACTGAGGACGGTTGCTAAAGACAATGATGACAAGGAATCCAAAGTGGAAATGAAGGACACCAACctgacagaaaacaaaacttcaAGAACTGCCGGAAATTCACCTATCAAGAACAACAAGAATGACTCAGCCTTGAAAGGGATCTCACAGGACTTGTTAAATAAGGTAGCTGTACCTGTTTTAGAACATGATGCAATATTTGGAAGAAAACAACTTTACTGGTTTTGTCCTTTCTTTCTGAAGTCTTTGGTAGTTTGCTTGCCACAGACAAATTTTATTTCCACCGTGCCTGGTCAAGTGGGAATGCCATCATCCAATCACCTTGACTTTGttgttaatggaggggacatagtttttgattGATTAATCATTGACTCCTCAGgcatctaataataataataataataataataataataaggtctTTATTGAAGTCGTTAAACAAACGTTAAGACCTACAACATAATATAAAATGCAGTTAAAACTGTATTAAAATGCAAAGTACTAAATTAGGATTTATTTTAAGTCGAAGAGGCATCTATTTACAAAGTATTTCTTAAATCTCTCCATTTTGACACTTGGGATGTGGTAGGGATGGGATCTACTACGCAAAGCTCTGCTTTTACGTGGGCGGAGAAGATCCTGCAGGGGTGCGAGGGATTATCCACAATACTACTCTATTGGCTCAAATCCCTATCTTTGATAATCTTTTTGATAGATGTTACATACCATTTTTGATAATTAAACTGCAAGTCTTTGAATTGATAATATCAGACAATGTTTTGTGTAATTTTCTGTGGCATTTGTGTTTTAAGTACCAGCTCATAGCTAAGTGTAGTAGGGGGGGTATTTCTGTGAAATTCCTCTTTTAGATTAAAGATTAGATTGTTATCTtgtcaaattgttttcttgTTATAGATTCGCCAGAAGCAAGCAAGGAAAATTGAGGAAAGCATGATGAGAGACCCTATAGTTGACAAGAAACTTGCAATGAAAGAGCGTCTTCCAGAATTGTGCCGAATACTAAAAGCGTATCCTTTTTGTTGGGAATATCACCCTGAATAGAAGATTGTGGCTTTAtactttattctttttttaggacATTga
The Montipora capricornis isolate CH-2021 chromosome 10, ASM3666992v2, whole genome shotgun sequence genome window above contains:
- the LOC138022110 gene encoding DNA replication factor Cdt1-like, with amino-acid sequence MATMEQATLGQYFPTRRKGLEGVHPAKRRKVDGTDNEGAVADVTVRRSARVKKRIASSTQTKDARTHKGARRRAKESPSEESVETSCNSGIKTVSEPTSLFDDHAFAEAFIGKLSESQRKRKMAPPMHIEDTVVRTVSKDTIAHENVPAMREIGDEANSKTKNRRQMERFKQCRQAAGTTIPQEITSSETNLKSSSDRISLNAGSTTEKGKEATSKTPPIVRRIDGGIKANPWIAEQAKIVLSRGRAAVKISQNKPCNPNVEDQLLASSKNDSSSVVKNCKSDAGHGIASKAQEDLVKARDLIKTMKSLKKRSSRCQSSTMEEQQQRLHQVALSPLKQNDKTASQSTKEAPAFERFHTLAQPSSSEESSLSLPLPYKYKALAEMFRCTDTVLNLLGQRKEKCTFTKLRDAVQQMSRKRFDKRQLAQIKAVYPSSLEFRQDKIAGKSSVFELTIEFGRGEKSHNKLTLTATELLARRDVFQKNLLRLTKKHHQSFLQNLNPSVSVDDEKIIRWHPKFRVDNVPDIAEAELPQPPVVKTYNSAHDVLEKARDMIAPRVEKALRTVAKDNDDKESKVEMKDTNLTENKTSRTAGNSPIKNNKNDSALKGISQDLLNKIRQKQARKIEESMMRDPIVDKKLAMKERLPELCRILKAYFSAERKAAIPLEDATVKLSESYKTSLSPVQVEEHIRFMSQLLPEWISVLMVRKCSYIKINKTADVNNVINKLMTKEIH